The Bradyrhizobium sp. CCGB01 genome segment TGGTCGCCACCGCGGCGGGAAGCAGCACGTAGATTTTTTGAGTTCGTAGCCCGCATGAGCGCGGCGACATGCGGGGCAGAAGTCCCGGATATCGCTTCGCTCATCCGGGCTACGACGCCACGTCTCACTGCCCGTGGTCCGTCAGCACCTTGTCGCAGCCTTTGCTCAGCCGGGTGCGGTTCTGCTTGAGGCAAGCAAGCACGGCACCATCGCCATTGTTCATCACGGCGCGGCAGAAGCGCGTGACGTCGCGCGCGCAGGCATCGTGCCCGGGCTGCTGCTGCGCGGATGCGCCCGATGCGCACAGGATCAAAGAAACAATGAAAAGAAATCTGGTCATCGCGTAATGCCTCTTACCCCTCGAGATGAGCGGGCGAAGCTAGTGCGACGATCCCGGAGCCGCAACGGCTTTATTGACGGGCTGCATGGCGCCACCGCGTGGCCCCGGCTTGACGCCGGGGCACATCGCGAGGGGAGCTAACCGACGCAACGATCGCTACGTCGCTCTTATTGGTTCTGGGCGTCAGCGATCTTGCGTGAGGCGCCCTTGGCGAGGTCCTTGTCCATCACCGCGCGGCAGCCCGCGCTCAGGTCCGACCGATGCTTCATCATGCACGCGGTGATCTTCGGGATGTTGGGGATTTCCGAGGAGCACAGGCGGAAGGCATCGCCGGTGCACTGCTGCTGCGCTTCGGACGAGAAGGCGAAGCTCGCGCTCGTCGAAACGATCGAGACGATGGCCGCAAGGCCCAGCGCCAGGCTGGTGTCGCGGATCCTGCTCGTCAGGGACTTTGCAGAGGACTTGTCGGAGAAAGACGTGGTCATTTGAAGCTCCCAATGGCGCCGCTGGGAACGGAGCCCGTTGTTGATGGGAACTACGATGCTCCAGCAAAACAGTTTCTACTGTGATGACCATCACGGGAGACCGCTCCTCTGTGACATCGGTCACTTTGGCGCACCTCGCTGAAAATCCGGCGCAAACGCTGTCGTGTTGGTGTCACGTTAACTGTTCCTTCGCATTAATGGCTCGTCGCGCGGGAAATTCCGCCGGGTTGGTTGCGTAATTGGAAAGAATAGCGATGCGTAATGCGTTG includes the following:
- a CDS encoding cysteine rich repeat-containing protein, giving the protein MTRFLFIVSLILCASGASAQQQPGHDACARDVTRFCRAVMNNGDGAVLACLKQNRTRLSKGCDKVLTDHGQ